In Corylus avellana chromosome ca8, CavTom2PMs-1.0, the genomic stretch TCCGGAAAGTATTACCAATGCGGCAGTCAATCCAAATCTTTTGGGATCACCATGTGAAGCCTATAAAAATCTAACTGAACCAACAATTGCCCCACCTTCCCGGCAACCCCAGAAATGCCATGACATGTTGATCTAAATCTTGCTGGGAAAAGCTCAGCGGGGACTATAAAGGTGGTAGTGTTTGGTCCGAAGTTTGGCAAGAAAAAGATAAGGCCTTGAGGGCCCTGAAGCTTGTAACTAcgtcttaataaaaaaattattataatcattataatattaaaaggaaattaatgGGTTAACAACTAATTAAGTATATCGTAATAACTCTTAGTTAGTATATATAGTTGGACTGTTATTACCAAGACCCAACTAGTTTATCAATTAATTAAGCCGACTAGATCCACTACATGGGTGAGGGTGACCCGACAGGACCGATCAAAACCCAAACCATGTGTACAAGATTTTCCAGCTTTAATTTACACAGTGATTCTATTTTTACACTTCCATTACAATTACAAGTTCTGTCATGCAATATCATTCTCAGTCTCATTCTCCTCGATCTAATGATGTTCCCACGGTTTCTCGATCGTGTGAAAAACGTTGTTACCGCCATTCCCACAATACAAACTCCGCCCAGAATCAATAAAGAGGTTGTCATTCCAATTGATTTCGGGTTACCATCCTCTAATTGCGGTTATTCGAAGCCCACAGAAACCCAATGGACCCAATAAGTGCCCCCACCTTCCCATGCATTAGCGCCAGAAATGCCATGACATCTTGATCTAAATCTTGCTGGAAACAACCAACATACTTTGTTTTCCGTTTCCTATTCATATtttccaacaacaaaaattgtGTATATTGTAGATTATTATTCCAAAAATAGTAATATGTGATATTACGTGTCCAATTAGTACAGTTTAGTCCAACCCTACCTGCCAAATGGGACCCTTGTAAAGAGGAATATGGGAGCCATGCACACGATTCCGAGCCAACGTGCTCTCCATAAAATCAACAAATTAATCCATCGTCGTTTAGGATGATCAGTTCATGCGGATTGGGGAGTGTACGTGGacattttcttcctctttctgaCTAGTACGACTGGGGACCACCCTACAGTGGGAGGCAGTGACACGTATTTGGACTCAAGTTTAAACGTGTCAATGAAGCATAGCAATTATAAACCTTTGTagtcttctatttttctttctttattcttacCGTCGTCAACACAGTAAATCTCTTACATTATTCGAAGAGATTTAtagaagataaaaaataaaggataaatataaatttattcaaCGACTGAGATGGTTCATGAATCATGCCACATCACtatttttaaagattttgaATGAAATGATTGAactaaaaaatttgacaaaaaaaaaaaaaactcagggaGCAAATTAGAATAATGTGATTAGTCGgagaataaatttatattttaccattttttatttttgaaataaatcatAAACAAAATGTAATTACCTAACAGTTTCGGAAATCATCATACACCAATTATAGATTATTAACCCAGCCAGAGACGAAATTAGAGGGGGCCGTAAGGGCCATGACTGATGACCCCCTTCtaattacaaatttacatatcataaaaatatttatttacaaaaacatagttaaaatatttatgcatttatggttaaatatttaaatattttaaaatatttatacatagttaagtatatatatttttcggccgaaaaatcaagtttgaccCTATCAAAATTAAACTTGTCCCTTTAATAATGTTTTGgccattcttaataaaaattcaagtttcaatcttgaaaCCAACTACTGAAATTTTACCCAACATCAGTATCAACCTCCATGCAATATTAGCCTTCTTGGTTGTGGAAGACCAGGAGCACCCATCATTAAGAACTTAGAGCCCGACTAGGATTAtgttagaaaatttaaaaaatacttttagtacaTACAAAATTATGCCAAACAAAAAGTGGATCGGTATagtaaaaaaactctaaaagtaTTTAATCgactttttttcttaatctaaaatcagaaaaaaaaaaaaataatgaagctCTTtctaaaaagcttttttttttttaactttaaaaattctattttttaatacaatctcaaacatactctaagCGACTCCTCAACTCTTATTTGCCGGACCCATGTAATTTTATCAAGCAAGCAGAATAGCTAGGTCCACTACATGGGTGCCCCAACAGCTTGGATCGATCAAAGCCCAAAATCAGACATACACATTTGAACCCAACTTTTGTTGAAACCATTGCAATTCTGTATGACCAAACGACAAAGGAACGTGTCGGCCTGAGACTCGGAATTTCAGATAAAATATTGGCGCGCCCCATGGCGAACCTAGCTCTGTTTTTTCTTTACTCTTATGTACACAGTCCAAAACATCATACAATTTCGTCTGTCTAGCCGAGCTTGTGCGTAAGTGATAAGCCATGATGCGATGGAGATAAGGGAGCTGATCTTAAACAACACGCACATGCAcatggagagaaagagatagagaaagCTCTAGGCAGCAAGAAATGAACGTGAGTGCATAGGAACAAGCTCATTATTGGGTTCATCATCAATCTCATTCTCCTCTAATGATCTTCCCATGGTTTCTCGTGTGAAAAACTTTGTTACCACCATTCCCACAATACAAACTCCGGCCAGAATCACCAAAGAGGCTGTCATTCCGATTGCTTTGGGGTAACCGTCCTCTTTGCGGTTATGGGAAGCCCACAAAAACCCAATAGACCCAATAATGGCCCCCACCTTCCCACTAGCGCCAGAAATGCCGTGACAGGTTGATCTAAATCTAGCGGGAAACATTTCTGCTGGCACTATGAAAGTGGTAGTGTTTGGTCcgaaatttgagaagaaaaagatgaggCCATAGAGGATCATGAAGCCTGCATTTGTGTTTTGTTCCCAATACTTGTTGTAGGGTATCCCAATCGCTAAATAAACAAGTGCCATGAAGAAAAAACCCATTTGTTGGATTTTGACTCTTCCAATGCGATCGATGAAATAGACGGTGACCCAGTAGCCTGGAATTGTGGAACAGATTGCCACAATTGCTTGGAGTCTTGCCATTTTGAAAGCATCTTggtaggcattcacttcatctTTCTTTGGGAGATAATGTTTGTATATCTGAGACTGAAACAGATTGTTGCTGTAAAAGACAACGTCAACAAGGAACCATGAGGTGGCGCAAGCGAATAGATCACGCCCATGACGACGAGCGAACTGCTTTGAGAAGAGGGGATATAATGATGGATTTTGTTGTGGTTGGTTGTCTTCTTCTATCTGACTTATCGAAACGTCTAGCACTTTCTGCATGTCCTTAGCTGCCTGGAGATAATTGTGCTCAACCAAAGCTGTATATCTGTTATACatatatcaatcaaatcaacAACAAACATCAAAAATTGTACACAAATCTGTCCTAGCTAGCTAGTATGTTCAAATCCATGATCTCGATCTCCTTTGTTGTTTCCTGTTAGTGGattcaaataaaattgttattaattagGTTGCTCAAATTTCGCATAAATTCGGTTTGAAATGTGCGATCAAATGGGCCTGCAATCCTCTCTCTTAGCTAGCTGCTTCAATTTTAGTGTGAAATTCGAGCAGCTTAAGAGAGCGGATTGCAGGCTCACTTGTCCTAGGTAAGTACATCCCGCATTTTGAGCTGTCTAGATTAGAGATGAGCCCCACAACTCCCTTTCTTAGGAAGTttgaatttcacaaaaatttgaACAACCTAACAATAACAAGAATCCTCGTTCGTGTAAAATTTGAACCTCCTATTAATTCCAGTTGAAATAAAGATAAGCCATTTTATAGTCAAGATTTAAAGTTGTTGTATCTAAGTACGAATGACACCATGCAACAATAAATCCTAACAATAAAATAGTTCCTCGATCTTCATTTAGGTATTAGCatgattgatttgtttattGATTAGAGAGTTATGCATTTTAACTATTCCAATTAATGAGTGTAAATCTGACTAATGTTTCGTGGCTTTAATTATACAAATATCTATATATAGAATAGTCGTTGGTATATAATTAAGTATTCCCATTTGGTCGTTAAATTAATATAAGAGTTCTGTTGTGGATTAGgagtcaaaattaaaaattttatattatttttcgaattaaaaatgcaaattgataattttttaaatgtcttcTGAGAAAGTGAGTTTGTGGGCATTGACTCATTCAATTGTGAAATATTAACTGAAGTTCAACTGTGAAATATTTTACATACACATGATTCAAGGGTAGTTGGAtgaattaaatctattttttcaataattaatgGAAGtttgcctataaatacaagttcCAAGAGCTCTagataaaggaaaggaaagattTGAGTGGTACCTGGCAGTTTCAGGCATCATCATCCGCCAATAATATGTCAATGCAGCTGGGATGGAACCCAGCATTAATATCAATCTCCATGCGATATCAGCTTCTCTGGGTGTTGGATGATTCGGAACATCTTTGCTTGATGCACGCTCAAATATGGCGCAGACCACCATCGTGACCGTTGAAGCAGCCAAAATCCCAAACCCCTGCATCGTGAAAACTGCGGCTATGAACGTTCCACGTGTCCTCTTGTTAGCGAATTCCGACATGATAGTAGCCGATAAGGGGTAATCCCCACCAATCCCGATCCCCAGCAAGAACCTGAACAACCCGAAGCTCACCAGAACACAACTCCTGGTGGTGCATATGGAAAACCCACATCCTATGGAGCTGAGCACCATGATCATCAATGCGAGCCCGTACACGCGGCGCCTTCCCACTAGGTCCCCGAGCCTACCAAACACGAGTTGACCAATCACGGTTCCCAAAAGAGCAATAGCCACCATTATTGACACAACAACTGGCGGGACCTTGGACTGATTCTTCTCGTAGTACACACGTCCGATGAGCGTCATGATTGGAGGGATGCAGAAGAGATCGTAGGCGTCGGTGAAGAGGCCCATGCCGGCTATGATGATGGCCTTGAAGTGGTATAATTGAGTTCTCGCTGTGTCGAGCGCTGAAAGCACTTTCAGCGCCATTCTTGAAAGGCCTTCCCGCCTTTCTCTTCAAGGCTGTACCTAACCacagaaagaaataaagaaagagctGCTGAAAATCTAGCTTGTGGTCCTGTGGAGGTTGTGAGCTAGCTGTGTATAATgtgaagaaataaagaaatagcTGCAGAAAATCTAGCTTATGGTCCTGTGGAGGTTGTTAGCTAGCTGTGtataatgtgtatatatatatatatattacaagttGGAAATAATTTGGTAGTTTCGTCGATGGTGACGGAAGGGTGGACTATTGACCGGTAGAGTCTATTAATATTCCACGAAGATCCTGCGGATTCCACAATTCTAACAATACATCACTACCATTCTCTGTGTACGTATATATTTGATGATGTATTTTGAAGcgtatagtattttttttttcttcaattttatggtttttaaattgtttttttgatgatatataagagttctttttatttttaagaaacattttgtatatattaaatTCCCTGTCGTATTTTATTTGCATTGCTTCTATTTGGGTGAATGGACCTTGGACTTTAGGAGAAGGGTTGGACTTTGGATTTTctaagaaaacctagtatgacgCTAATGCGCATGCGCTTTGCCCCAACCAAGataaaatgagaaaagaatgGCCATGTCATCATGTCATGACGGTGACGACAGGTATATATCTCCAAGAAGAATGGCATTTGTTGATAGAAATATTGTGAATCAATTCTTAaattaacttttattaaaaatacatttacaaaataaaataaaaaatgtggtgtataaaataatttttacaaaaattttaaggggtttatttatacaaaatatatatataagcttgcACCGAATAGAGTAATAGGATTATAGGGACAAAGGACATCAAGGTACAACATCAAACATAAATTGGGAGAAGAATTAATAATGGATCTAACTCCAATCCAACCAATCAGATCTAACCTAGCTATGCTAGCAATAGACATATGGTAGGCAACGTGGTCTCTTTAAAACCAGccaacaaaatttgacaattcCATCGTTTAGGATGCAGTCCATGTGGACTGTGGACCTTTTCTTCTTCTGAGTAGTACCAGCGGAGACCAACACCCCCCGCCGCCCCAGTGGGAGGTAATCACAGGCTAGAATTGAGATTTCCGAGTAAATTTTAAGACTCTTCcaataaaacaacaattttaacTCTCTAAAATAAGGGGTTTGGGAAGCTTAATTACCTATTTCTAACAggtgaatttaaaaataaaaaaactatgcCAGACAACTCactttcttttggttttatcCGACAATGACATGTTATTGGAATTAATATGTCTACTACTATTTCAAACTTGACTTTTCGGTCcgttgtttgtgattttaaaatgtgtgacttgaaaacataattttttaaaatgtaattaagtGCTTgacaaaatcacaatttaacttttaaaattatgcattttaaaaaaaaatcacattttacctgcgatttgaaaacacaatttttttaaaaacgcaatctcaaataacTTGTTTTCTACGATTTGATtttaaatcgcacttattgTCATGAAAGCAACCTTTGGATTAATTTCAATATACCACcaaattggtttttttgttgtttttttgaaagGACAATGCGATGCTTACATGTGTGCCGTATTTGTTGAATTGAACCATGACGGGGTTGTGTTTGGTACCTCATTTTCTATATAAAACTAATGAGACTGACTTCGTGAAACCCATGTCATCAATTGAGTCAAATATCGTAAATCGTAATAGGGAACTTGTTTGGTACCTCAAATTTCGGCTTCTTTGAAACCATCTTGAGCTTGAGCAATTTTCTTCATCTGCCGGTTTCCTACCAAACATTGACTAAACTTCCTGAAGTGTgttaatatataaaacaattcaGCCATTGGATGCTCAATTTCcttgttataatattaaagtttcaaaaaatactCTTGACTAAGATGTGAAAAATCAATGCTAATGGTAGAAGGTAATGATTTTGTGCATTGACTACCTGAAATGAGTGTAATAGTATATTACTACTAGAATATTTGAATTCTTAAAAGTGATCATTCATGACAATGTAACTTAGAATCTGTTTGGCCTGCAATTTTACAAGTCAAAAGTTCATTTTCAAACATCATTACCAAAtgcttaattgcatttttaaaaatcatgttttcaacCGCTAGTTTTTAAACCGCATGTTTGAAAATTACAAACTCAAACAGATCCTTAATGATTGTCTCTGACATCACAACCACAAGCCAACTTCATGACGTTTAAGGAACAATGGCTAAGAAATAATGAACAACAATCAACACTGGTCAAAGTCATTCAATCAGCTCTTAATTGAGCATCCATTTAAAAGAAAGTGAATATTCATATGCATAATAATGCCTTAAATATTTGATACACGGAATTAAACCAGTTGATTTTTGCAAACAACAGTATGTATATCCGTGTGTCACACGGTCTTCCTCCCCAAAGCAAAAAGAATGCAACTCTTTGCATAAAGTTCATGGAGGTGGGATCGTGCCAGCTAGCGGCGATGTTCTATATTTCATAACTACCACTTCCAGGATGCCATCAGGCCGGAAAGTTGGAGAAGACAATCGGGGATCTACTGGTCCAGGCAGATTAAAAGAAACGGTGAATGGTCCAGGTGGGCATAGTTCCTGGACTCTCATCAGGTATACAGTTGATGTGTCTTTCAGAACTCCACCAGTTATCACTCCTTCTATATGAACCCTCCCATCACGTTGGATCTCACATTTTACCTTACCTGCTAGAGCAAGCATTATCTAGTTCCTCATTATCTTTCTTATACGCTATTTTATGAGAAAACTGGAGTTCATGGCATGCAGAGTtctaatgtttttcttttgcagCAAAAGCACCAGTAAGTTTCAATGCTGTTTTTGATCATAAGTCATTCACTAGTTTCAAATGCATGGCAAAAGACACACACAAAGGCCAtgcataaataaagaaaaaggtagGAAACTTACATTGATCCTTACAGACACCAGGAAGTGCGACTCGAAAGAGGTAGGCACTCTCACTTGTGCCAATGTCAACAAGACCGATAGGAGGTGCAGCACTACCTTCCTTCGCTGTTCCAGTTAAAACAACAGATGGCTTCAGTTGTGAAGTATCAGAAAAATCTTGTGCATCCATGCTGCCAATTTTAGCTCCTCTTTTAGTTTTAAGCTTCTTTCAATGTCCTTTAAACTATATACATAAGCAATTGGTGAGGCTTAAAGAAGTTAGTGAACTATGTCAATCCagataaaaaatgagaaataagaataaacttaaaaatagaagaagagaaatataaGCGTGTGATCTATGTTGATTGGCAAAAGTTGCTTCTGCATCCAATCACAAAGTTCTGAGAGAACTTTATAACTttctaaataaatattaattttgtcaaGTATCTGTGTAAGATTCAGAGGAATATCAAACTTTTATGTTTCATGGTGTCTTGTGAAATCTAAATTTCATCATAATAACACGAAACTCATTCATTTTTTGTCAATAAACAGCATGACATGAACGAAAGTTTATTCCAGTAAAAGCTTGCAAAATGACAAACATGCTATAATAAACACTTACAAATAGAGAGTACAACTTTGCAATTCATTTCATAAATAACTAGAGTAAGATATCTAGTAAAGAAATAACTATAGCCTTAGACAAGCCATCCATAATTAAGTTGTACATTCCACAAATCAAAGATgataaatatttcaaaaacttaacaGGTTTGAAATTTCACTACTCACACATCACGAATGGGTGCCAGAGCTAGCTCAACCAAAGTTTTGTCAAATACGAGAAGTTGGAATATTAGGAAAATATCCAGTTCCAGAAACACCACATCAAGTTAAATATCTGATAAATAAAGCCCCTAAACTGTCACACCCGAAGTTCAAAGCAGAACATGACGCCTACTTATACactaatttgaaatattttcctCTTCCAACTCTATTTCACCCAAGAAACAATTATTCATACCACTAAATCATTTGTAAACATCAATTAGAGCTATATAAATAACCCAACAACacttaataataaaacacacttTCTCATTAAAATACTCTCTAACTGTCAAACACAACAACTCAGAAATCTCAATTAGTCTCTAAGATATATTCCCCCAACAGCATAATCTTGGTCCAATATATTTAGAAACTATAAACTCCAAGAAAATCTGCACTATGAGTGACAAATCATAACATAGTAATAATTATCCCTTATCTCATAGAGCCCTACACCTCATGCTGCAAGCAACTCTATATGGCAGCCCCTGAACTACAACAAAACAGCGTCAAAATTCCTCCAAATACTTTACTAGAATGCATAAATATAGCTGCCATGCTACACAACCTCCAATTTCCttgaataaatttatcataaatCTCAACACCACAAAACAAACTTCCCCAAGAGTCTAAATTAATATTCTCCccatttagaaaattaaaaattacagcACACTACACACAAAATAGACTCACGTTCAACACCAACAAATCAAGGACTgccaaataaaaagaacaagaaaccTTTAGTAGCAAACTAAATCTGAAGTAAAATATTCAACTCAAACTTGTTCCATTTTAACAAAATCTTCAACCCATAGACTATTCCATTCGACAACCTATTACCCATATCAAAATCGAGGAAACAACTCCATCAAActccaaaataattttcacaaaaatcaaGAATAGGATCCGTTTCatgtaaaattaaatctaaacaaagctaaaaaaaaaaattttaaaaaaaaaaaaatgaaaggttGTAGCCTTTACCTTGATTCTAGTCTAGCTGAAGCGAAGTCTGCGAATTTGGTGATACAAAGCTTCTGGGTCGCTGGTTGGCGATTGCGAGTTCCAGTCAAGAAGAAGCTGTCTATAAAGAAAATCGAGTAGATGACATGTGGGAGATGGGAATTTTATGAGTTATGGTTATGGAAGGAGAGGGGTTTTCCCAGAACAGGGGAGAGGGGGGAAGAGGAAACAAATGGTGGGGGTTTAGTGGGGTGGGGTTACGCACGTGGGTCCTTTGGCCTTTTGTTTCGTATATTTATTTGTCGACGGATTTGCGGAAGCTATAGACTAGGAAAAGATACAAGTTCAACCGCTCAAGCTAATTTCCTGATTACTGCAACCAGTATTGCCATGGCAGGTGCCAGGTAGGAATCATAGGGAACGAATCCCTGGGAATGAGATTTTTCACGGAAAAACTGGCGTTAGATAGATATAATAAGTTGCACGATAATGTACAAGAAGGTTGGTTGCAGCATGGCATGGACAGCAGACAGACAGTTTTTTACCAACGATCATTTTTACATGACCACTTCCGTAAATGGCCGAAGAAACCCTAATTAAGCTTTTCTTTGGTCAATGTTCAGGGCAATCCTCATCTCCTTTGACTCCTAATCTCACCTTTATCGCGacaaagcaaattttttttaccctGGGGAAGATAAccattacaataaaataaaataaaactactaTACGAGTAGGTGGGGGAGTGGGGACCCCAATAAACACCCAAAAACAGTTATTGCCGTGCATGAATTAAGactaaaaataaagggaaaaccaaaaataaattcaaatacaTTCAGTCTTATAATTTATTaaccaaaaagcaaacaaaagaaagaaccaTTCCTCCTTTATTTAAGGAGATTGGAATTGGCTCTTGGAAGGAAGATACAcggggctgttaagtgagcgaagcgtctcgtgAGTAAGTTTGGGTTCGGCTCGCATAaactcgactcgaatattaaatgaagtgtTTCGTGAATACGAATcctaactcgaatattaaatgaagctagctcggctcgactcggctaagctcgtgaagagctcgtataaggctcaaattagtagttattcacataattcctcatattaatattaaaaattgatgattttttttttctaataccatcattttattataaaatgatgcatatcctttcTCTTCGAAACTAAGTGCCTTGTTGTATTGACTCGAGCTCCATACTTCGctagccagactaagcaaatgctcatatgcaagctgacttcttgagccgtttaagagtacttgaagtttaaatttataataaaaaaataaattaataaattaaattaaatataagagttagctcgtgaactggctcggctcgagctcgagtcaaatttaaacaagccgagcccaaacaaggaaagctcgctcaagct encodes the following:
- the LOC132189752 gene encoding probable inorganic phosphate transporter 1-9, giving the protein MALKVLSALDTARTQLYHFKAIIIAGMGLFTDAYDLFCIPPIMTLIGRVYYEKNQSKVPPVVVSIMVAIALLGTVIGQLVFGRLGDLVGRRRVYGLALMIMVLSSIGCGFSICTTRSCVLVSFGLFRFLLGIGIGGDYPLSATIMSEFANKRTRGTFIAAVFTMQGFGILAASTVTMVVCAIFERASSKDVPNHPTPREADIAWRLILMLGSIPAALTYYWRMMMPETARYTALVEHNYLQAAKDMQKVLDVSISQIEEDNQPQQNPSLYPLFSKQFARRHGRDLFACATSWFLVDVVFYSNNLFQSQIYKHYLPKKDEVNAYQDAFKMARLQAIVAICSTIPGYWVTVYFIDRIGRVKIQQMGFFFMALVYLAIGIPYNKYWEQNTNAGFMILYGLIFFFSNFGPNTTTFIVPAEMFPARFRSTCHGISGASGKVGAIIGSIGFLWASHNRKEDGYPKAIGMTASLVILAGVCIVGMVVTKFFTRETMGRSLEENEIDDEPNNELVPMHSRSFLAA
- the LOC132189948 gene encoding increased DNA methylation 3 isoform X2; translated protein: MDAQDFSDTSQLKPSVVLTGTAKEGSAAPPIGLVDIGTSESAYLFRVALPGVCKDQCKVKCEIQRDGRVHIEGVITGGVLKDTSTVYLMRVQELCPPGPFTVSFNLPGPVDPRLSSPTFRPDGILEVVVMKYRTSPLAGTIPPP
- the LOC132189948 gene encoding increased DNA methylation 3 isoform X1 — protein: MDAQDFSDTSQLKPSVVLTGTAKEGSAAPPIGLVDIGTSESAYLFRVALPGVCKDQSGKVKCEIQRDGRVHIEGVITGGVLKDTSTVYLMRVQELCPPGPFTVSFNLPGPVDPRLSSPTFRPDGILEVVVMKYRTSPLAGTIPPP